A genome region from Syntrophaceae bacterium includes the following:
- the rbfA gene encoding 30S ribosome-binding factor RbfA, with protein MDYKRADRVADLIKQELAEILRREAHDPRIANITVTDVRLTDDLRSARIYVVELGKDRMSDEVGQGLSKARGFVRRELGRRLQLRYVPELSFFYDSSFEYGSRIEKLLKAIRKEEPDDPIDR; from the coding sequence ATGGATTACAAGAGAGCTGACCGGGTCGCGGACCTCATCAAGCAGGAACTCGCCGAGATTCTCCGCCGCGAGGCCCACGACCCGCGGATCGCCAACATCACCGTGACGGATGTCCGGCTCACGGACGACCTCCGCTCGGCCCGCATCTACGTCGTCGAACTCGGCAAGGACCGCATGAGCGACGAGGTCGGGCAGGGCCTCTCGAAGGCCAGGGGCTTCGTCCGGCGCGAGCTCGGCAGGCGCCTGCAGCTCCGATACGTCCCGGAGCTGAGCTTCTTCTACGATTCCTCGTTCGAGTACGGCTCGAGGATCGAGAAGCTGCTCAAGGCGATCAGGAAAGAAGAACCGGATGATCCAATCGATCGCTGA
- a CDS encoding bifunctional oligoribonuclease/PAP phosphatase NrnA: protein MIQSIADIIRRGRRFLVTSHVRLDGDAVGSELALYEALRGLGKEAVVYNQDRTPQMYAFLPDAEVIVNRLGPVDGFDAVFILDCSEIERVGDEAPRIAGIRQIVNIDHHISNDRYGHLTLTDPEASSTGEMVFRLLDAMGLEITKDMAVNLYTAILTDTGAFRYSNTGPGTFAAAGRLLEKGADPAWVAQKVYETYPAVKIRLLARALTTLEFDWQGRIAALTVSKSMLDEAGAEWEHTEGFVEYPRSIEGVQVAAFLSEIGEGLYKVSLRSKGRFNVEEVARKFGGGGHINAAACRIEGDAETVKKRLFDAIKNGGR from the coding sequence ATGATCCAATCGATCGCTGACATCATCAGGAGGGGCCGCCGCTTTCTCGTGACCTCCCACGTGAGGCTCGACGGGGACGCCGTGGGATCGGAGCTCGCCCTCTACGAGGCGCTCCGGGGCCTGGGCAAGGAGGCCGTCGTCTACAACCAGGACCGCACGCCGCAGATGTACGCCTTCCTGCCCGATGCGGAGGTCATCGTGAACCGGCTGGGCCCCGTGGACGGCTTTGACGCCGTCTTCATCCTCGACTGCAGCGAGATCGAGCGCGTGGGCGACGAGGCGCCGCGGATCGCCGGGATCCGGCAGATCGTCAACATCGATCACCACATCTCGAACGACCGGTACGGCCACCTGACGCTCACGGACCCCGAGGCGAGCTCCACGGGCGAGATGGTCTTCCGGCTCCTCGACGCAATGGGCCTCGAGATCACGAAGGACATGGCGGTCAACCTCTACACGGCGATCCTGACCGACACGGGGGCCTTCCGGTACTCGAACACGGGACCGGGAACCTTCGCCGCCGCCGGCCGGCTCCTCGAGAAGGGGGCCGACCCGGCCTGGGTCGCCCAGAAGGTCTACGAGACCTACCCGGCGGTGAAGATCCGGCTGCTGGCCCGGGCCCTGACCACCCTCGAGTTCGACTGGCAGGGGCGGATCGCGGCCCTCACGGTATCGAAGAGCATGCTCGACGAGGCGGGCGCCGAGTGGGAGCACACGGAGGGCTTCGTCGAGTACCCCCGCTCCATCGAGGGCGTGCAGGTGGCCGCCTTCCTGAGCGAGATCGGCGAAGGGCTCTACAAGGTCAGCCTGCGCTCCAAGGGGCGGTTCAACGTCGAGGAGGTGGCCCGGAAATTCGGGGGCGGCGGCCACATCAACGCCGCGGCCTGCCGGATCGAGGGTGACGCGGAGACGGTCAAGAAGCGGCTCTTCGACGCGATCAAGAACGGTGGCCGATGA